The stretch of DNA acctgatcatccagaccacaagGAAGGACGTTAGCTAGAGGAAAACTATGGCGAGAAAAGAGTTTGGGGACAAATCCCAACTGTGGAACCGTGTCCTTTATCCTCACCCGCGTTTCGAGGTCCTGGGGCTGATCCAGACTCCCTGTGCAGTTCTTCACGTCttgcctgcagcagctcagaggGACACTGTTGTTACGGGTGACATTAAACCAGGTCGTGGTTGTCCAGTCACTGTAGTTCTTTACACCACAACAATGAAGCTGCCAGACACAGGACAGTTACGGGGATGTATGGATATAGATGAACACGAATGCTAATTAATGTTAAATCTCTCTTTGGCAAGCTGAGCTTCAATTGCTACGGAGAATCAGATGCTAAACGCTGCTGTAGAGCTGAATTCTGCGGTTAGGACGCAATTATTCCTTTCTAAATAATTCTGAGAACAATTTAAGCATTTTCTTACCTGTTCTTGCAAGTAATCCACAACAGTAGACTCCGGATTTTTCCCATCATACTTGTTGAAGACTGAGCGCATGGTGCCTTGCACATCACTTTTTACCTatttggaaagggaaaaaatagacATATTGTTTTAATGTGGTTGCAGGATAGGGGACAAAGCCCCCAAAAACCTGCATATATTCAAATGCTCTAATAATGCAGATCTATTCTTTACTTTCAGGTTTCTACAGAGCTGCTAATTCTTTGCTTACCTTTTCCCTATAAACAAATCCCAGGACAAAAGCGGATATTTCTGCAATAAAGATAACCAGGATAATGGCCaagaactgaaatgaaaagaaaaagactgtaAAGAATGAATCAACTGCTTGTTGAGCTCAAAGACGTGACCTGGAGGCCCGAAGTTATCGaacccttttaaaaatcattctaCAAGTTGAGATTCGGGCTTCACAGAACTAAACAGGGCGAAGAAGGCCGAGCAACGCTCACCAGCCCCAGGCCGACGCGCGACTCCCGGAACGTGGCGCAACAGCCGATCAACCCGATGACGAACATGACGACGGCGACGCAAAGGATGATGACGGCCGGCAACACGGCATACTTGTCCTGCAGAAAGTTGTTGTAGCTCTTGTAGGTGTTAATGACGTAGCCCCCAACGTAGCTGAGaccggctgctgctgcctgaaaTGCAAACGAGAGAGTTATTAGTTAAGCGTCCGCCCGGGAAAGTCAATACGGAGCTGTTTGGATCGGTGCGATTCATATTTTAACTTTAGGAGTAATGACTATAGCATGCAAAGatctagaaggaaaaaaggggcACCTAAACTAGTTGCTCATCCAAAGTGTAACACAAAATTCACATCCCGTTAATCACTTTTCTACTAACGAAGCACTGATTTAGCTAAGCTGAAacactgtgctgccatcagagacctggacaggctggagagttgggtgggaaaatgtaatgaaatagaacaagggcaagtgtagagtcttgaatgtgggcagaacaaccccaggttccagtgtaagttggggaatgaccagGGGGCCCTTAAACAGGCAGAACAGATaattttccctcctcccaccaCATCTAAATACAAGATGGTAAAAGAGCCAAACTAGCATGGAAATTAAAAGGCGGCGTTTGTCGCTTTGAGATTTCGGGAggtttttttaaggtttctCCCAGAATCCTCCAGTTTCAGTGTGTTGATTTGATCATTTGGACCATTAATGTGGACCAgtatatcatatatatatataaagccaCACTGGAAGAACTATAAATATCCACACAAACACGTTCTGAACCATTCCCTTCTAGTTCTTCATGAGACAAGCAGCTCATGGAGGGGTTTTGAGTTCATTTTAAGGCTTGTTTCACCAGTATCTTTGCAGAGCAGTGATTTAAATCAGAGCACCCAATATAAAACCTGATGCTGTTTCGCCTGCAGAAAATACTCCACGTATTTAATTCTTTGTGTACGAAACCCAACATTTTAATGACTTTCCAACTGCTGCTTAAATTTAGCCCATGAGGACCATGGAGGTCCTGGACTCGACCACGAGCATCCCCCAAAATCAGGACAACGCTTGCTCAGCGCTTCCCATCCCACTTCCCACATtccttttcctgccctgggcttAAAACTTTCCCGGTTGGGAGGGACCTCCTGGCGTCGGCTTCGTTTCCTACCCTATTTACAGTGTCCATTTCTCCAAATGATAAATCAATGAGTGTGATGCGGCTTTGTGTGACCCTCCTTACAGGGGCAGTATGAGGTCACCAAAGAACAGAAGGGTTGAGGTGGGAAGGAATCTGGAGATCATCTGTTCGAACCACCAAGAGCACGTCCAGATGGCTTCTGAATGTCGACGTTCAGAAGGAACCTCTAATGTTCCAATTTCATCGAATCAtggaataatttaggttggaagggagctctAAAGGTCACCTCGTCCAACCCCTTCAtgtcttcaccagctcaggttgctcagagccttgggatgtctccaggatgGAGCATCCACCACCGCTCAAGTTCGTGCTCATTGACTGGTCTTGGTGCCACTGAGAAGAACCTGGGTCCATCCTCCTGCCGCCCCCACCTCAGGTATTTATCTACATCTGTGGCGGGTGCACTCAaccccccagccaaaccagagCAGTTTGGttcaggctccagaggagggaaaagcCTGAGCTGTCACCAGACCCAGAACTTCTTTTAGGAAACACACAGCGACATGGAACAGGAAATGAACCCCAGTAACTTGTGGGCACAGGGAGACTCGTGCAGACTTTTCCTACTATCTTGAAACCACAGTCTCCTCATGGGAAATCCAGAGGTGGGACACAACTCTACTGAGCCTCCAGAGCCGTGGGAGACTCTTCAAAGTAGATTATATCAAAATACAGGGCATGTTCCAGCTTGTTTTCAAGTCTTGttgaataaatgttttatttagttGTCTGAGCACGCCCCCAAATAAAAGGCACAGACTGTAAGAGCTCGCGGCAAATGTCAACCAAGCGCCGGTGGATTTATCGGCCGCCGCCAAGTTGGTTTTGATCTGAAGAGCCGGTTCAGACACAAAACACCCTCTAGTTCAATATTTGCCTTCAGAACCACCCCGGTTCCTCATTAAGCCATTCCTGGCTCGGCCACCGCATCCTGCGACTTCCACCTCATGACCTACAAACCAAAGAGCGAAAAGTTCACTTAGCGAACGCTAAAACCTGGGAAAACGTCTCGGAGCTGGAAACTGCCTATAATCTGCCCCAAAATACGGCTCATCGCACAGCTGAAAGGGAAGGGCCGGGGTTGGTTTGTGCTCCTGCCATAAGGAAAAGCGCAGGTGCGAGACTCATGAAGAGACCGAAATCCATAACTTGACCACCCAACAGGTCTTTTCCCAGCTTTGGGGACACCCAGACTAAGGTTGTTCCCCAGAAACGGGCCAGAAAGGGTCAAGTTTCTCACCCCGTATCTGCACCAGCATCTGAGCGCTTCCCCTTTTCCGACCACGCGGCGctgatatcttagttttatttttatccgTGTGACCGTTACACACACAGCAAAGTTCATTTTCCTGAAAGTCGCTTGATTTCTGCTTCCTGCTTTTGGGCAGAATAGCTTAAAATCAGGAGGAGCTTCCAATACACACAGGAAACCACTATTAAGGTTGAAAACAAGTAGTTTTTGGTCTTGGATGCACCAAGGGCACAGGAGACAGATTAAGCACCAACCACACAAATAGTCCAGGATGTGACGATGTGTTTAACAGCAAGTCACTTCACAAGACATTACCACTAATATTGGTGTCTCCTCCAACCCTTCCACTCTTATTTTAGGAATTAAACCACCATCCCATCATCATCCAGACCAGGCCAACACCCATTTAGCAAAATAACCACATATTTGGACCTAATCAGTAGGTGCTAAAAGCAAAATTAGAGGTGGGCAGATCTCCCACAGCTGGAAGCACCACCCTGGGTACCTCTGTAGTTAAAACAGCTTCAATCAATTTGTTTGGGGGGCtacaccaaggggaagtcgtgcttgaccaacctcattgacttttatgaggacataacaagatggatggatgagcagagcggtggacgtggtctaccttgacttgagtgaggcatttgacacagtgtcccacagcatcctcagcgctgaactgagggagtgcggtctggatgagcggggagtgaggtggagtgtgacctggctgaagggaagaagccagagagtcgtggtcaatgggcagagtccaggtgaggcctggatctagtgcagtgcctcaggggcagtgctggggccgggattgttcaagatattcatcagtgatttggccgagggaatagagtgactgtcagcaagtttgctggtgacaccaagctgggaggagtggtgacacgccagaggctgtgctgccatcagagacctggacaggctggagagttgggcgggaaaatgtaatgaaatagaacaagggcaagtggagagtcttgaatctgggcagaacaaccccaggttcagtgtaagtttgggaatgacctattagagagcagcgtaggggaaagggacctgggggtgctggggacagcagggtgaccatgagccagcactgggcccttgtggccaggaagccaatggtacctggggtgggttagaagggggtggtcagtaggtccgagaggttctcctgcccctctgctctgccctggggagaccacacctggaatcttgtgtccagttgtggcccctcagttccagcaggacagggaactgctggagagagtccagcgcagccaccaagatgctggagggagtggagcatctcccgtgtgaggaaaggctgagggagctggggctctggagctggacaagaggacactgaggggggactcattcatgtttacagatatctaaaggggaagtgtcaggaggatggagccaggctcttctgggtgacaaccagtgacaggacaaggggcaatgggttcaaactggaacacaaaaggttccacttaaatttgagaagaaacttgttcctggtgagggtggcagagcctggcccaggctgcccagggggttgtggagtctccttctgtgcagacattccaacccgcctggacaccttcctgtgtaacctcatctgggtgttcctgctccatggggggattgcactgcatgagcttgccagggcccttcaacccctgacactctgggattgtTAGAAATggtctgaaagaaaattaatccaGTTCTTCCTTCCCCACCCTCTCCAAACCTGATTTCCAGGTTCTGCGGTTCTACTGCAGGAATGCGATTACTGCACGTAATGGTGGCGGCAGCGTCTAAACGCCACGGGCTTCAGAGCTGAATTGCTCTTCCTGGGGTAAAAATACGAAGGGTTGGTCTGGGTCACCCCAATTTTAGAGGTTATAGATGTGTGGAAGGATAATTACTGATAGTCCATAGATCCAGAGGACTGAATGGCTTCAATCATGATTAGCGAGTTCCTCCACAGCAGAAGGTCCCAGAAACAATTCCAAGAGGATATAAAGCTGTTAAGGTTTTAGAAGCCAAGAAATGATGCTGATCCGAAGCACGATGAGCTAAAGCTCAGGGGATTTCCACATGCAAATAGTGGGATGCTCCAATGTCTCCCTGCGAGTATTTAAGAATAAAAGCAACCGCACACCATATATAAATGGGGAGATCACATTACTCGACAtgcagcagcaaacacagcGATACAAGTCACCTCAGATACACCCAGAAATAAATTCAGCAATAAAACGTGCTATAAAGAAACATGGGGCTGGAACTGGGTGAGCTCCTCGCTCCAACCAGCAGCACGGCCCTTATTTACAAAACAAGGCGCAACACCCCACGAGACCTCAGGGTTTAATTGAAGCAATATTAtagttgttttttattttctttccacgTAGCTGCTTTGTGGGAAACCTGTTTTTCCCCTTGAATTCCTCCTCGCTTTACAAGGTTCTCTCCCTTCCCCACGGCGAAGCCGAGCGATGGGGGCCGAGGGTTCTCAACCCTCATCCTCAGGCTGTCACCGGCACGTTCAAAACTACGTGACCGATTCGGTCCCTTCTACAAGAGCAGCACACGAGTCCCTGGGTGGTGATGGGGGGATTAAGCACATTTCCCCATGCAGgagaaaaacccccaaaattaGGGAATACTGGAATAATCGCATCTTTTTCCACGCTGTCACCATCATGTCATGAACCTCCCATCCCAAACCCTTCAAACCGAAGGCTAAAAAGTACACAACCccaccctcttttttttttcttgtttaaatagTCGTAAATAATTACTCAGGAAGCGATTTGGAAAGGCGTATTTGTCGCTAAATATAGTTGGAACAAAATTCTCGGCCATTTTCCAACTACACCTCACCCCAAAGCGGGAGGGCGGCCCCTCAGGAACTTTTAAAAGCTCGCaactttttgttctttaaaaatgcgTATGTAGGGTTTCCCTACAGAAATAAGTTCCCTACGCACTTGTAGATTAAATAAATCGATTAACTACGCACTGGTGGATTAAATTAATCGATTAACTCTGGCGATGTTGGTTGCGAACGCAGTCACGTCCCTCAGAACCGTCCCCTCGCACCCAACACCCGCGGCCGCCCCACAACCCACCCGGGTCCCCCCCAAAATAAACCCCCCAGTCTCGGTACCCAGAACgagaggctgagcagcagcaacacAGTCTTGGAGGTGATCACGCCACAGTCCATATCGTGACAGAAAAGCAACGATTCTGCGACACAACGAGCAGGAACCGGCCGTGAGGCCCGTGTGGAGCCGCCCCcgggcccgcccgccccggcccttCCCGCCCACGGGGCGGCGGCCATGGAGGAACTTCTCCCGTCAGCAAATATTGTTCACTTCAGgatgtttttttgctttgtttgcttaGTTTTTGatcgttttgtttttttttcctctgagtgtCTCCCATCACTCCTCAACTTTCCTGCTTTGGCACGGCGTGGTGCCCGTTTTTCCACAGCTACAAGGAGGGTTTGGACACCCCAAAATACGTCCTGGCcgccaaaataaaacaaataaaaagatatAAGAATTGGAGGAATGaatttaacagcagagtcaattaaACTGTTAAgcggcattctttattttagcAGCGATGCAGATCAttctccataagtgctccaaagacCAGTCGCTCTTGCGttttatattcacataattttcCAGATCTGATTTTCTCCTATTGAGCCCCATTTTTCTTGACGGGCTTAAAACTGGGTTTAAACAGGACATCGCTGACTCACTTCCAGCTCGCTCCACATCTATTTGTGCCGCTTCCGAGCCAGCTCGTCCCCATCCGCTTCTCCCCGTCGCTCCCTCGTCCCTTCTGCTCCACGTCGCATTTTTCAGCCtttccccccaaatcctccacatTTCAATTCTCTATTTTTAAtcctctgctttcttactgAATTAAAACCCGGGAGAATTTGGTGAATTCTGATTTCTATGTTTTCTTTGTATCATAAGCCTTACAtgcagttcacagaatcacacagaatggactggcttggaaaagacctcagagatcatccagtccaacccttggtccaactccagtccattgactagatcatggcactaagtgccatggccaagctcagtttaaaaacctccagggccggtgagtccagcacctccctgggcagccattccaatgcctgaccactctctctgcagagaattgctgtctaatctccagcctaaatttaagcccatggccccttgtcctattgctgactgcctgggagaagagaccaagccccacctggctagaactgcccttcaggtagttctagagagtgctgagctcagctctaagcctcctcttctccagactaaacaagcccagctccctcagcctctccccatagggcttgtgttccagtcccttccccagtcttgttgctcttctctgcacccgctccagcacttcaatctctttcctgagctgaggggcccagaactgaacacaacactccaggtgtggcctccccaatgcagagcacaggggaaggatcactgcccttgtcctgctgaccacgctggtttggatccaggacaggatcccattggccttcttggccacctgggcacactggtggctcctgttgagcttcctgtccatgagtccccccaggtccctttctgcctgactgctctccagccactctgtgcccagcctggagcgctgcaggggttgttgtggccaaagggcagcacccgccacttggccttgttgaacttcatccccaCCTCACATCCCTCCCAAAAAACTCACCGAGAACAGCTCTGAGATGACCgaaaacattttaatagttATTAAAGATAAAAGCCATCGTTTGATTGCCATCAATTTGCACAAAAGCGCTGTGTAACCGTCCCTTTCCTCACCCTCCCCTTGATTCTAACCCTTTATTCCTGCTTTCCTGCCCAACTTGCCGCATGTTTGGTGACCCGTGGTGCCACGGGGACAGCAAATCACTCTCCCATGATCGGCACGTGGGGGTGACACAGAAGCGCTTTTCACGGCGGACGATCTTATTTCTCAGAATCGCTTGGATCTTTTGTGATACCTCATGAAAATAACAGGAAGGCGAGTTTACAGCCAACTTTTTAgcagaaaatattgaaataatctTTTACGGAGCTCCCAAAATTAGCAAAAAGTATGAAAAACTACACACTTTCAGTTCCTCTTTAATATTAGCAGAGTTACACAGTTCTTGCCCCTGTGAACAAATGTGTTGCCCAGCAACAAATACTCTCTCATTTTTACGGTGGGGAAATTGTTGCTGCGTGAAGTTGAATTAGGAAGTTGCCACCGCAGCCATTTCAGCTCCATCGCCTCCGATATCCCGGGAGGGGAATTCTGGTGACATCCAGGTGGTGAGCGAGGACATCCCGGTGGGACAAAGTGATGACACCCACGTTGGATCTTATCATCTGCGTTCCCTTCTTTTGTGGTTTCGCTTTGAAGGTTGagagaaggaaatgaagagATTAACTCCTCTACTTGCCCGTGGGTGTGGAGAGCAGCTgattttctctcctgtttctgTCTGTGCCGCGGGCGGGAAAGGTCTCTGATCTATGTACTTCTACACCTAAGCCACAACGACCAAGCAGGAGTCATGTTGATCCCACCAAACGTCACCCCGGCCCATCAGCCGCCTCCTTTATTCCCTTTGAAGAttccctgttttcttttcagctccTAATATTTGAACGTTGACCGGCTCCATCTCCAAAGTACCTAAAAGACATCAAAATGATTTCcctaaatattttgaagattACCTGGAAGGGTTAGAAGGGAGCGTGACCAGAGGAAACCTCGGGGAATTCAGAACTGCTGATGTCTCAAAGCTTTAAGGAAAGTTTTGTGTTATTCTGAGACGTGGGGATGCCTGTGGTTCCCTTAAAAGcagttaattttccttctggAAGAAGAAGTTGAAAGTTCCTTTGTACaaagaaaagggggaattgtTCATCGGTTGATAACCGATGCAAAGAGCAGAAAGGCCCAACTGTCCTGGGTGGACTTTCCCACATCTCTGGTTTCCCAAATTGCTTTAAATCATCACGAGGTGCCGTTCTTCCCTCTTCTCGCCCCCAGAACTTCCCTCGCGCCGCCATTCGTGTTCGTGCAGCTGAGCCAAGGCGGATGGAACCCGAGGAGCCACGTCGCGCCGTCCTTAGGGTTTAACCACATGAGCCGCATCTTTGTGCcgaggagagaaaggagaggcGGCTCCGGCTCTTTCTGTGACTGGCCGGGCTTGTTTAAAGCAGCTTAAAACCTCAGCGCACATCTAAAACTCTGACTTGTGTGCAGTTGTGGTCACCTGAGTGTAAAACAAGTGTTTTTATCCTGGCAAGATCCTTAGAGAGAGGTTTCAGGAACAAGAATGCAAGACACACCATAGATATCCCACATATATCCCCCCAGTGAGGAAACCCTGAAGAAAAGCGCCGCAACCAGAGTTCCCTTTTAAGAAGATCTGTCTCTTCATCTAATATTAACGTCTCAAGACATCCATGATACTTTTAGACTAAAATTAGCTTTTCCAGGAGCTAACTGCTCATCAGCCAAGTCCTGACTATCTGCCAGAACGCAAAGCTCTTATCACCTTCCGAGCTTCAGCGACATCTTTTTCCTGTGACTTC from Columba livia isolate bColLiv1 breed racing homer chromosome W, bColLiv1.pat.W.v2, whole genome shotgun sequence encodes:
- the LOC102093709 gene encoding tetraspanin-36 → MDCGVITSKTVLLLLSLSFWAAAAGLSYVGGYVINTYKSYNNFLQDKYAVLPAVIILCVAVVMFVIGLIGCCATFRESRVGLGLFLAIILVIFIAEISAFVLGFVYREKVKSDVQGTMRSVFNKYDGKNPESTVVDYLQEQLHCCGVKNYSDWTTTTWFNVTRNNSVPLSCCRQDVKNCTGSLDQPQDLETRGCAAEVELGLQSVISYAMLVILGFAIVKFFAMLSVCVLTCKREDTGYQPLYSGVFA